tatattaatacaggatttaagtatttttaatatcttattACTTATTTTCCCAAAACAGATTGATTCTGCTATGTCAATGACACCCTATTCTGATGAATTCATGGACGCGAAAgtcaataatatatatagagGAGATCCAAATCTAGGAGGTAGTGgtgtttatgtaaatttaacaattaaggTAAGTTTCTTCTAAAtctaacatttttaacattttaaatggaTTTCTTGATCTCTTCAATTTTTAATATCTCTATACTAGTTGGATGAAAGCGTTGAAACACTGCGTCCTAATCTACGTACTGACGTTCAAAAACATTTACTAGGAGTACTGCATAGACGCAATAACAATATTGGCAACTCAGTACTTTATGTCAGTTCACCCGAGGGTGCTATATCGGCTTTAAGAGACTTGGATGAATGTCAAATGAGTGAGTTAAACGATTGTCATCCGACAGCTACGTGTGCCAATATTTGGGGCAGTTTCCGTTGCACTTGCCAGGAGGGTACAAAAGATCCTTGGTATGATCAACCTAGTCGTGCGGGAAGAGAATGTCAAACTTGCCCGGAGGCCTATTGCAATAATCGTGGTGTTTGTAGTTACAATGAAGAGGGAAATCAAGTGTGTACCTGTGATTCCAGTCATTATGGAGGACAATGTGAAATTGATGGCGAAGTTTTGGGAGTAGCCATAGGAGCATCAGTTGCTGCAGTTATTATCATTGTACTGACATTAATCTGTTTGATAATGTGGTCACGTAGATGGCAAAGGGAACAAAAGAATGCCATTGGATCACCGGTATTTGGTTATATGAATACAGCACCTTTGAAGTCAGCCGCATTACCACAACCAGGTTATCAAGTTACCTTAGAAGATCGTATGCGTTGGGCACAAATTGCCGATGTTATGGCACAAACCAATCACTATGGGGTAAtcgtataattttaaatacatatatttaaatgaataatgGCATTGTTATCTCTTTATAGGCTGAACCTATTGGTGGACCTACACGACCTTCATCGGCCATGTTTGCGTATCCTAATTTACAGACATTGGGTACAATGGGTATGGGTACGATTGGTGGGATGTCTATGCAAAGTACTATGCAACAAATGCATCAAAGTAATACCATGGCACCACCAGTTCCCCTACCACGGTATGAGTgcgtattatttattttggtcTCGAGTTTCTCGttataatgaaatatatgtattatcTATTTGTACTTACAGTTTGGGGTTAAATTCACGTAACGCCGGTATGAGAACATTAGAAAATTCAAGCTCTAGCGAAGAAGAAGATCGTACCGATTTGTTGGGTCGAAATTTCCAAGTACCACGTCCGAAAAGTCGAAGCAATGGTAGCATAACGGTAAGTTGTAATGTGATTGctattaatttacaattttataatgaattacCATCTGTTCATTgagaaattttgattatttatgCAATTGGTTTAGACATATTCTTTATTCATATGAGACTTCTAAGAGACcaaaatatacatttcttaAGGATTAAACTGCGCTTAATCGAAAATGTGGTGGGAATTTCTTAATTATGTTAGATTTCCTTAAAACCGATATATCCGCGGGATATTTCGAATAAAGATATTAAAGCGTAGCTTAATATCTTCTTTAGAAGAATATACCTTGGTTTTTGGGTTTAGATTTCTTTGTATAGATAAGTGTCGATTACTTTTTCGTTTCTTAGTATTATAAATTTCgtaattctctttttaaagcaaatatatCCAATTTGTATCTCGTACTTAATAACTTATTACTTAATATCagacattttttatgaaaaatcattaaatgaatttgtatatttttcagaATCAATCTGGTATTTATTATGATGTTGACTATGAGCCATCGGCCAATGGTATTGGTAGTTCTAGTGTAGATCGCCTATATGGCTCACAGAATCAATCGACAACACATTCGCACATGGGTAATCATCATATACCGGGTCCTCAAGGTATACCCATGAGTACGTATACATCGGGACGAGCACCCAGTAGTTATTACATGAAATAGATccttagttttttatttaagtcatATAACactgaataatataaattaatactcGTATCGATACGAgtaaatttgtaatttgtagatacatatatttataataagtttaactatttatatatatttatacataaatatcgAGCATTATTCTGTTAatctaaatatttacataacgATATTTATAATGTGTTTTTTGGCAAGATATTGTTGTacgtatttaaatatataaatatgtttaacattAAGATACTTAAAATCTTTAGTCCTAGTCTCTTAAGAagataatgtaaatatttataaagaaataaataattatttattataaataatatatttgttaaGTATTTATCAACATTGTttaagtgaatttatttaaaaaatattaaaatatataaattatataatttaaaatgtgtactaatcataattttaaaattatttcattaatataatGCAATGTTCTTAATTTAAACTAATATGAGTAGCTAGaagtgtaaataaataattttatgaaaaaaaaatatttataaaaagtaattcacttaattttaaatttgtttgtttattaagaTTTGGATCAGAGAATCAATTGAAAGTAGAAGttcaaatacttttaaaaagtttatatatcttGTATTTTTTAGAAATCTAATTCTGttaattggaattttttttattactcgaaatccttctttcaaattttataaagatccaTCTGTAATTGGTCTTACTGTTTATAAGTATGAGATCATCAGAAAATATTGATATTGTTGCTGTTACGCTAGAAGTTAGTGCTGCCACTcactttttatttatcttaCCAAAGTTCCTACAAAAAACTACCATTTTTTTCCTTTAGGGGTTTTGTATAATTGATTTGTTTGGAATTCTAAAAATTCAAGGTTTTTTACgtaattagaaaaaaaggtTTCGCAAAATTTGTCTCAAAAttgtaaccaaaaaaaaaacttaatagtaTTATATTTGTTATGACCAAGgtaaggatttctatgcaaatgcatgtttgtagtcagtaacactttgtatttcattttttactgcagatttgatatttacattatcagaattgctatcaagctttccactttcagaaattaaatatatacaagttAAAGTTGTCTTGTCTTTAGATTTGCATTCTTATAGTCGTGgtactataataccactttaaTGGCACCCCCGGTAGGCTAGCGTTCttgtctggtagaccggaggtggtgggttcgattcgcacccgtggcactggagcgcacaataaactaaaaactttcAAACTGATTAACTAACTAGTACAGAAAGCAGTCTTTAAAACCTcgtatatttgttgtcaaaaacttaagatctgaatatctattaatatgtaccttcacaaagaccgatgttaaccattttcaatagccttcgtctacagtaccataaaatattatgtggcaaatttcattgaattatctccaaaattgcgacctgtagtttgattacaatgttaacaagccctattcgggggtacatttgtatgggggctaggtgaaataatggaccgatctcaaccattttcaatagggttcgtccctggtacaatagaagatcatgtaccaaatttctgagccgattggtatactttaaggtgggtataggaccaatattattgtgcgttacaaacatcagcacaaacccaatatacactccccactaaagtggtgtggggtataaaaaggaattttgttCTCAAGGGGGGAATTCATCAAGGGGTTACACAGCAAAAAATGGTACTTCCTTGGAAGCAGATTTCTAAGGCAGATAGCAGTTGTTATGAACGActaaaaaatttgcatatttcaCAATATTGAATTTGTGCTGATTTCACggaattgattttatttatttttacattaattcaTATGTAGTTTAAAATTATCTCACCCTACCAAATTTGGACCAAAATTTAAACCTACCAACCAAACTACCAAAGTTATTTTAGAGTTTTGAAACTAccaattttagttcaattttaccAAAGTGGGAACTCTGGTAGTAGTAGTGAAAAGGTACGTACTACGTAGTTTAACAGTATTGTTAGCTTAGCGATAACTGTTACTAATATTGTAAACATttggtaaaaattttactataataaCAACAGATTATACAAATAACTTTCTATTAAAcgatgttaaataaaaaaaatatatataaaaaatatttatccatttaaacaaatatattttaaacttttcgcAAGTGTTTCACTaagtaaatgtttattattttcataatattatatattttttatcgaataaaaatttaaaaatatatattaaatttgctATGCCCAGTGTgccataaaaacaatataaacacaaaatttacttacgatttttaaagattctagatTTCCccatacgtttttttttaagtttactttatatttaagATGCCTCGCCAACTATTGCAAGTTCGCCGAATTATCCaaacataaagttttttgtgcaaaatttgaaggtTCTATCTTTAATTGATTCTaggtaaaagattttttattgaaaaaatttgggAACACTAACTATTATATGTTCTcagttataataattttaaattttcttatatgcTAGGTGCCACGCCCTCTATAGCTACGAAGCCAGCTTTTTCGCATATGTTCATATGGATGTGAAATATATATagcttttatttctttttttgagttttcgaaataaaaatagaGAAAGCTAATTTCGCGCTCACTATTTTCCTGTAAAAGAAATTCTAGACTCCATCGACAACGCCTAGTTAGGGGAAAATGCGACTACGGATACAATTCAATGAGATAAATTCAGCAGCCGTCTACTAATAACTATAGAGAGATAAAAGTAGCTTGGAAATACAATCCGATGAGATGAATATCAATGGGCTAACTAATAATTGTTACCAAAATATTGTAGTAATTGTGATAGGAGCTCtacaaattacaattacttgtaattgaagttttgtcAATTTAATTATAAGTAATGTGCAATTATGCTATGCTTgttgactttaattttatttatttcaatcgATACTATGTCAtctaaatgtacatatttttaaaatttttcgcaTTGACAAAAACTGCGATACCGCCCCAACAATGGGCTAAATACGCCAAGAGGATGGGACAGATTCGTCATCGCTCGACATCACAGGGATTACCTGTAATTGACGAATGTCCCCATGGGCAGTTCTGcggtttagtttagtttttttcgtGCTTCAAATTATGATATCGATAAAACTATGTCTTATTGTTTAGTATTATTGACATTCTATCACCAAccaattaattttttctatcacaaaaactaaaaaaaatccactcagtgaaatattttcacagtcctttgaaaaacatgctgTCTCTAatcatttgtattaaaataaaaaatgtaaaatgtgtatgtatgtatttataccctacaccactttagtggggagggtatattgggtttgtgctgatgtttgtaacatagaaaaatatttgtccaatacccacctaaaagtataccaatcggcttagaatcattttctgagtcgattaagctatgtccgtccgtccgtctggccggctggctgtcagactggctggctggctgtccatgtaaaccttgtgtggaagatacaggccgcaattttgaagataattagatgaaatttggcacgcccgcttcttttggcccaaggacgaagcctattgaaaatggttaaaatcggtcgattatttcgactagcccccatacaaccgtaccccccaaatagggccttttggcttataattaatttaaatgatctattatgttaacaaaagtcgacaaaactcagTCTTATAGAACTTTatatgacactaccgatttttgtaatgatcgggcttcatttgatcctatcccccatacaaactccccttcagaaaatgacttaaaggtcaaaattcacttacaaacacaattaacacttttaaattctacataaatattattgaagaagacttaattccccctaccaacatttttaaggatagggccatattttgccctactcccctttgaaccctcttgtaaaaaaatctttttttgccaaaataaaagtaaaaatactccgaaataaagttaaaaaaaacaaaccaaatgctttatttttttaaataatccccatttttaacatacatactcacaggtgtagggtattatatagtcggctacgcccgactatacattcatacttgttttcaattaaaaatgacGTTAAAAAATGCAACTGTGTAATGATAActgcaaatttgaaaaatacaacaattgcAAAAAACTCATGGTTTTTACgacaacttttaaataaataaacaaatataattgacGTTGTTGTAGAGTATTTTATGGCGATAATGGAgattaaaaagttatataaactGGACTGAAATGGGATATTGTTAGATTTGCATTTCATTAATCATGAAGTATCTCACAATAATTGTAGGAGTCATAGCTCTTTTGGCTGTTTGCCAAGCTCTTGATTCTGTAtgtaatcaaaattaatttttcaattataatttttcacttataaaatataattttttttaatagtccACAACCGAAGCATCAGATGAAACTGCTGCTGATACTACCAGTGTAAGTTCTACGGAAAGTTCGGAAAGTGCAAGTGAAAGTAGTTCGGAAAGTGCTAGTGAAAATAGTTCGGAAAGTGCCAGTGAGAGTAACTCGGAAAGTACCAGTGAGAGTAATTCGGAAAGTTCCAGTGAGAGTAATTCGGAAAGTTCCAGCGAGAGTAACTCTGAAAGTACCAGTGAGAGTAACTCAGAAAGTTCAACTGAAAATAAtctagaagaaaaagaaaataggCCACGACCACCATTTCCACTATTACCATTTCCATTACCACCATTTAAGCCAGGACATCATCATGGAAGACCAGGAGAGCATGATAAAGCAGATAATCATGGAAGACACGAAGAACCTAGAGGTCCACCAGGTTTGCTAGGAAGCCAAGGAGGTTTTGGAGGATTTGGCGGTCCAATTAGTGGACAAGGTTTATTTGGTCGTCTTGGAAATCAAGGAGGTTTTGGTGGCGCTAATAGACCAGGTGGCTTTGGTCGTTTTGGAAATCAAGGAGCTTTTGGTGGCCCTGGAAGACTAGGCTTCGGATTTGGTGGACCTGGTAGATAAACTGTTTTGACTCTTATCAAGTAAACATTAATGTatctgtttttaaaattttaatcaatatcATTCAATAAATAACAACACTCTGCAATCAAAAAATACAATTCTATCATAATTATTATCGGAATTGTAGGAATAATTATTTTGACAA
The window above is part of the Lucilia cuprina isolate Lc7/37 chromosome 6, ASM2204524v1, whole genome shotgun sequence genome. Proteins encoded here:
- the LOC111686602 gene encoding WW domain-containing protein C660.06-like, with translation MKYLTIIVGVIALLAVCQALDSSTTEASDETAADTTSVSSTESSESASESSSESASENSSESASESNSESTSESNSESSSESNSESSSESNSESTSESNSESSTENNLEEKENRPRPPFPLLPFPLPPFKPGHHHGRPGEHDKADNHGRHEEPRGPPGLLGSQGGFGGFGGPISGQGLFGRLGNQGGFGGANRPGGFGRFGNQGAFGGPGRLGFGFGGPGR